Proteins from a single region of Allocatelliglobosispora scoriae:
- a CDS encoding family 43 glycosylhydrolase: MRRFLAVLLVAVPLAVVPGGAAFAATTAPALVIGSDFPDPDIGKFDGTYYAYSTNNGNGNVPVASAPSVNGPWTRRGNALPTLGAWASGGLTWAPDVSRRADGTYLLYYTARSIAVGRQCIGAAVSGSPLGPFTPVGTQPLVCNGGEGGDIDASSFTDSTGLRYLLYKDDGNAVGQPTSLWLQQVAANGTTLQGSRVELLRSGLPEEAGIIEAPVLTKTGGRYILFYSLGGYGGDGYQTSYATSTSLTGPYAKAYRSLVTTASVDSAVRGPGGADVIREAGGDSLVLHGWINNYSARGMYVAALGWAGEYPVVRGSRVRTEAERAVLNHSAVRNAATASQGQVVAYIDYADSWVEFTVYAPRSGGYNAHIGYAAGYGDAQHSVTVNGAPAGTVTYPNSGWDTWRQATAGITLTAGWNTVRLTYLSRWAEVDYVEIA; the protein is encoded by the coding sequence ATGCGTCGATTTCTTGCCGTGCTGCTCGTCGCCGTCCCGCTCGCCGTCGTCCCCGGCGGTGCCGCCTTCGCCGCCACGACCGCGCCGGCCCTCGTGATCGGCAGCGACTTCCCCGATCCGGACATCGGCAAGTTCGACGGGACCTACTACGCCTACTCCACCAACAACGGCAACGGCAACGTCCCCGTCGCGTCGGCACCCTCGGTGAACGGGCCGTGGACCCGGCGCGGCAACGCCCTGCCGACCCTGGGCGCCTGGGCCTCGGGCGGGCTCACCTGGGCGCCCGACGTGTCCCGCCGCGCCGACGGGACCTACCTGCTCTACTACACCGCCCGCAGCATCGCGGTCGGGCGGCAGTGCATCGGCGCCGCCGTGTCCGGCTCCCCGCTGGGCCCGTTCACGCCGGTCGGCACGCAGCCCCTGGTCTGCAACGGCGGCGAGGGCGGCGACATCGACGCCTCCAGCTTCACCGACAGCACCGGCCTGCGCTACCTGCTCTACAAGGACGACGGCAACGCCGTCGGGCAGCCGACGAGCCTGTGGCTGCAGCAGGTCGCCGCCAACGGGACCACCCTGCAGGGTTCCCGGGTGGAGCTGCTGCGCAGCGGCCTACCCGAGGAGGCCGGCATCATCGAGGCACCCGTCCTGACCAAGACCGGCGGCCGCTACATCCTGTTCTACTCGCTCGGCGGCTACGGCGGCGACGGCTACCAGACCAGCTACGCCACGTCGACGTCGCTGACCGGGCCCTACGCGAAGGCGTACCGGTCGCTGGTGACGACGGCGAGTGTGGACTCCGCCGTGCGCGGGCCGGGCGGAGCCGACGTGATCCGGGAGGCCGGCGGCGACAGCCTCGTCCTGCACGGGTGGATCAACAACTACTCCGCCCGCGGGATGTACGTGGCCGCGCTCGGCTGGGCCGGCGAGTACCCCGTCGTGCGCGGCAGCCGGGTGCGCACCGAAGCCGAGCGGGCCGTGCTGAACCACAGCGCCGTACGCAACGCCGCCACCGCATCCCAGGGCCAGGTGGTGGCGTATATCGACTACGCGGACAGCTGGGTCGAGTTCACCGTCTACGCCCCCCGCAGCGGCGGCTACAACGCCCACATCGGCTACGCCGCAGGCTATGGCGACGCCCAGCACTCCGTGACCGTCAACGGCGCACCGGCCGGGACCGTCACCTACCCCAACTCGGGCTGGGACACCTGGCGCCAGGCGACCGCCGGCATCACCCTCACCGCGGGCTGGAACACCGTGCGCCTCACCTACCTCAGCCGCTGGGCCGAAGTGGACTACGTCGAGATCGCGTGA
- a CDS encoding pectate lyase family protein, whose protein sequence is MRHAWLASGIAAVVTSALLVLTTTAHAATLFNDDFNDGNSTGWSKSGGSWAVVADGSPVFQQTSTGSDAKAQAGSAWGNQSVQARVKPLAFSSGSGRLVGLIGRAQSMTNYYYLALGPGQVLLGKRTGGGYATIASAPASVSTGTWATLRFEAFGGSLRGYLNGALAVSGTDSAFATGKIGLTTYYSGASFDDVVVTDSPGPGPSISPSSPASPSASVSPSASPSAPPSPSPSTSPTPPTPGQADGYASVNAWGQNGTSGGTGGPTVTVSTAAAFLSAIAQPGKLVIQVSGTITLPGPMHDVTSDKTIVGLGAGSGLTGGGLNIGLPIDDAVTAPPANAVRNVIVRNLTIRDCPDDCINVQMFSHHVWIDHNDLSEQFDGALDAKRGSSWITISWNRFHNSDKNMLLGHDDSNGAQDIGRLKVTYHHNFLDGSSQRNPRVRFGEPVHIYNNYYLHITGYGAASQMNACLVVENNYFDDVEKPTRNDVGGSAGRIEARGNINVNTEDPIVTSGSCSGQPGSYYAYSPDSAAAVPALVSAGAGVGKI, encoded by the coding sequence ATGAGACACGCCTGGCTCGCCAGCGGGATCGCCGCCGTGGTCACCAGCGCGCTGCTGGTCCTCACCACGACCGCCCACGCCGCGACCCTGTTCAACGACGACTTCAACGACGGCAACTCCACCGGCTGGTCCAAATCGGGCGGCAGCTGGGCTGTCGTCGCCGACGGCTCCCCGGTCTTCCAGCAGACGAGCACCGGCAGCGACGCCAAGGCGCAGGCCGGCTCGGCCTGGGGCAACCAGTCCGTCCAGGCCCGGGTCAAGCCACTCGCCTTCAGCTCCGGATCCGGCCGGCTCGTCGGCCTCATCGGGCGGGCGCAGAGCATGACCAACTACTACTACCTCGCCCTCGGCCCCGGCCAGGTGCTCCTCGGCAAGCGCACCGGCGGCGGCTACGCGACCATCGCGTCGGCACCGGCCTCGGTCAGCACCGGGACCTGGGCCACGCTGCGGTTCGAGGCCTTCGGCGGTTCGCTGCGCGGCTATCTCAACGGCGCTCTCGCCGTCTCCGGGACCGACTCCGCCTTCGCCACCGGCAAGATCGGTCTGACCACCTACTACTCCGGCGCCTCCTTCGACGACGTGGTGGTCACCGACTCCCCCGGACCCGGGCCGTCCATCAGCCCGTCGAGCCCCGCCTCCCCCTCGGCATCGGTGTCGCCGTCGGCCTCCCCGTCCGCGCCCCCGTCGCCCTCGCCCTCCACGTCACCGACGCCGCCGACCCCCGGCCAGGCCGACGGCTACGCGAGCGTCAACGCCTGGGGCCAGAACGGCACCAGCGGCGGCACCGGCGGCCCGACCGTCACGGTCAGCACCGCGGCCGCGTTCCTCAGCGCCATCGCCCAGCCCGGGAAACTCGTCATCCAGGTCAGCGGCACCATCACGCTGCCGGGGCCGATGCACGACGTCACCTCCGACAAGACCATCGTCGGGCTGGGCGCGGGCTCCGGGCTGACCGGCGGCGGGCTCAACATCGGCCTGCCCATCGACGACGCCGTCACCGCACCGCCGGCCAACGCGGTCAGGAACGTCATCGTCCGCAACCTGACCATCCGCGACTGCCCGGACGACTGCATCAACGTGCAGATGTTCTCGCACCACGTCTGGATCGACCACAACGACCTGTCCGAGCAGTTCGACGGCGCGCTCGACGCCAAGCGCGGCTCCAGCTGGATCACGATCTCGTGGAACCGGTTCCACAACAGCGACAAGAACATGCTGCTCGGCCACGACGACTCCAACGGAGCGCAGGACATCGGCCGCCTGAAGGTGACCTACCACCACAACTTCCTCGACGGCAGCTCGCAGCGCAACCCGCGGGTCCGGTTCGGCGAGCCGGTGCACATCTACAACAACTACTACCTGCACATCACCGGCTACGGCGCGGCGTCGCAGATGAACGCCTGCCTCGTCGTGGAGAACAACTACTTCGACGACGTCGAGAAGCCCACCCGCAACGACGTCGGCGGCTCCGCGGGCCGGATCGAGGCGCGCGGCAACATCAACGTCAACACCGAGGACCCCATCGTGACCTCGGGCTCGTGCAGCGGGCAGCCCGGCAGCTACTACGCCTACTCGCCCGACAGCGCGGCCGCCGTCCCGGCGCTCGTCTCCGCCGGCGCGGGCGTCGGCAAGATCTAA
- a CDS encoding FAD-binding dehydrogenase, with product MNADVIVVGAGLAGLVATAELAEAGRRVILLDQEPESNFGGQAFWSFGGLFLVDSPEQRRMGIKDSRDLALQDWLGTAGFDRPEDAWPRRWAESYVDFAAGEKRSWLRAQGVRFFPIVGWAERGGYGAIGHGNSVPRFHVTWGTGPGVVAPFARRVRAAAARGLVTFAFRHRVDELVVADGTVTGVRGTVLEPSTAARGVASSRTAVGDFELTAQAVVVTSGGIGANHDLVRKNWPARLGTPPEHMISGVPAHVDGRMLQIAQDAGGAVVNADRMWHYVEGIKNWSPIWEKHGIRILPGPSSLWFDATGKRLPGPLYPGFDTLGTLAHLRSTGHDHSWFILTQKIIEKEFALSGSEQNPDLTGKSVRQTLSRIGPGAPAPVEAFKNRGEDFVVAATLDELVAGMNALTDTPLLDVEQIRREVVARDREMDNAFTKDGQVMAIHNARRYRGDKLSRTATPHKILDPKAGPLIAVRLHVITRKSLGGLHTDLSGRVLRPDTSPFPGLYAAGEASGFGGGGVHGYRSLEGTFLGGCIFSGRQAGRAVIEATA from the coding sequence ATGAACGCAGACGTGATCGTTGTCGGGGCCGGGCTGGCCGGGCTGGTCGCCACCGCCGAGCTCGCGGAGGCCGGGCGCCGGGTGATCCTGCTCGACCAGGAGCCGGAGTCCAACTTCGGCGGGCAGGCGTTCTGGTCCTTCGGCGGCCTGTTCCTCGTCGACTCGCCCGAGCAGCGCCGGATGGGGATCAAGGACTCCCGCGACCTGGCGCTGCAGGACTGGCTGGGCACCGCCGGGTTCGACCGGCCCGAGGACGCCTGGCCCCGGCGATGGGCGGAGTCCTACGTGGACTTCGCCGCCGGGGAGAAGCGGTCCTGGCTGCGCGCTCAGGGCGTCCGGTTCTTCCCGATCGTCGGCTGGGCCGAGCGCGGCGGCTACGGCGCGATCGGGCACGGCAACTCCGTCCCCCGCTTCCACGTCACCTGGGGCACCGGCCCCGGCGTCGTCGCGCCCTTCGCGCGCCGGGTGCGGGCCGCCGCAGCCAGGGGCCTCGTCACCTTCGCGTTCCGGCACCGCGTGGACGAGCTGGTCGTCGCCGACGGCACCGTGACGGGGGTCCGCGGCACCGTTCTCGAGCCGAGCACGGCGGCTCGCGGTGTCGCCAGCTCCCGCACCGCGGTCGGGGACTTCGAGCTGACCGCGCAGGCGGTCGTGGTGACCTCCGGCGGCATCGGCGCCAACCACGACCTGGTCCGCAAGAACTGGCCCGCCCGCCTCGGCACCCCACCCGAGCACATGATCAGCGGCGTTCCCGCCCACGTCGACGGCCGGATGCTGCAGATCGCCCAGGACGCCGGCGGCGCGGTCGTCAACGCCGACCGGATGTGGCACTACGTCGAGGGGATCAAGAACTGGAGCCCGATCTGGGAGAAGCACGGCATCCGGATCCTGCCCGGACCGTCCTCCCTGTGGTTCGACGCGACCGGCAAGCGCCTGCCCGGCCCGCTCTACCCCGGCTTCGACACCCTCGGCACCCTCGCCCACCTGCGGAGCACCGGGCACGACCACAGCTGGTTCATCCTCACCCAGAAGATCATCGAGAAGGAGTTCGCGCTCTCGGGCTCCGAGCAGAACCCCGACCTCACCGGCAAGTCGGTCCGCCAGACGCTGAGCCGCATCGGACCCGGCGCCCCCGCGCCCGTCGAGGCGTTCAAGAACCGCGGCGAGGACTTCGTCGTCGCGGCCACCCTCGACGAGCTCGTCGCCGGGATGAACGCCCTCACCGACACCCCGCTGCTCGACGTCGAGCAGATCCGCCGCGAGGTCGTGGCGCGCGACCGGGAGATGGACAACGCGTTCACCAAGGACGGCCAGGTCATGGCGATCCACAACGCCCGCCGCTACCGCGGCGACAAGCTCTCCCGGACCGCCACGCCGCACAAGATCCTCGACCCGAAGGCCGGGCCGCTCATCGCCGTCCGGCTCCACGTCATCACCCGCAAATCCCTCGGCGGCCTGCACACCGACCTGTCCGGCCGGGTCCTGCGCCCCGACACGTCACCCTTCCCCGGCCTGTACGCCGCGGGCGAGGCGAGCGGCTTCGGCGGCGGCGGCGTCCACGGATACCGGTCCCTGGAGGGCACCTTCCTCGGCGGCTGCATCTTCTCCGGCCGCCAGGCCGGCCGCGCCGTCATCGAGGCGACCGCCTGA
- a CDS encoding PucR family transcriptional regulator, translated as MGVTERRAVQRRLAELGDRLDERIVAALQREVPAYAAISAAQLAETRAITAWAVRRLIEMWVEETALTAADRQRFRGIGVARATDGRPLFAVLRAYRVAAVQISDLVIDLAGGELAIDDVAVLHRTLLTSVDELSESLFAGYTSAIEQLGNDRARMLAGLADDLLTGRQTSAAVLADRAAQLGITIPAALTLAVFAPQAPGVALSEGDVADLASSIGGQPTDVLHTRRGGQGVLLAAAVPDLAPQLTFRRWRACVIRDLSPAAVPAGFGLAAAAVGHAPDEAYAASPVLDRGDAMLVALLRGRPTVDPAELAGVALGPVAEAENAHLLEGLQAYLRFGSSTEAAAALGLHPQTMRHRLRRITALSGRDVHRSWDRLMLDAARTALALRTSRP; from the coding sequence ATGGGGGTCACCGAGCGGAGGGCGGTTCAGCGGCGGCTGGCCGAGCTCGGCGACCGGCTCGACGAGCGGATCGTCGCCGCACTCCAGCGGGAGGTCCCCGCCTATGCCGCCATCAGCGCCGCTCAGCTCGCCGAGACCCGCGCGATCACGGCCTGGGCGGTCCGGCGCCTGATCGAGATGTGGGTCGAGGAGACCGCGCTCACCGCCGCTGACCGGCAGCGGTTCCGGGGCATCGGTGTCGCCCGCGCCACCGACGGCCGCCCGCTGTTCGCGGTTCTCCGCGCCTATCGCGTCGCCGCGGTCCAGATCAGCGACCTCGTCATCGACCTCGCCGGGGGCGAGCTGGCGATCGACGATGTGGCGGTCCTCCACCGGACGCTGCTGACCAGCGTCGACGAGCTGTCGGAGTCCCTGTTCGCCGGTTACACCAGCGCCATCGAGCAGCTCGGCAACGATCGCGCCCGGATGCTCGCGGGCCTCGCCGACGACCTGCTGACCGGTCGCCAGACCTCCGCCGCCGTCCTCGCGGACCGGGCCGCTCAGCTCGGCATCACCATCCCGGCGGCGCTCACCCTCGCCGTCTTCGCGCCCCAGGCTCCAGGGGTGGCCCTCTCGGAGGGCGACGTCGCCGATCTCGCCTCGTCGATCGGCGGGCAGCCGACGGACGTGCTGCACACCCGTCGCGGCGGCCAGGGCGTCCTGCTCGCCGCAGCGGTTCCGGATCTCGCGCCGCAGCTGACGTTCCGCAGGTGGCGGGCGTGTGTCATCCGGGATCTCAGTCCGGCCGCGGTGCCGGCGGGGTTCGGCCTCGCCGCGGCCGCGGTCGGCCACGCGCCCGATGAGGCGTACGCGGCGTCACCTGTCCTCGACCGTGGTGACGCGATGCTGGTCGCGCTGCTGCGCGGCCGGCCGACCGTCGATCCGGCCGAACTCGCGGGCGTTGCCCTGGGCCCGGTCGCCGAGGCCGAGAACGCGCACCTGCTCGAAGGGCTTCAGGCCTACCTGCGCTTCGGGTCGTCCACCGAGGCGGCCGCCGCGCTGGGCCTGCACCCGCAGACCATGCGGCACCGGCTGCGGCGGATCACCGCGCTGTCCGGCCGCGACGTGCACCGGTCGTGGGACCGGCTGATGCTCGACGCCGCCCGGACGGCGCTCGCGCTGAGGACCAGCCGCCCGTAG
- a CDS encoding RrF2 family transcriptional regulator: MKLSGGVEWALHCCVVLTTAQAPVPVTQLAELHDVSGSYLAKQLQALSRAGIIRAVQGHSGGYRLTRPAADITVLDVVEAVDGPDPTFVCTEIRQRGPLATPPEQCAKACPIARTMIRADHAWRESLRATTIADLVADVRRDSGPEALPRVGAWLAGNAA, from the coding sequence ATGAAGCTGAGCGGCGGTGTCGAGTGGGCCCTGCACTGCTGCGTGGTCCTGACCACGGCGCAGGCGCCCGTCCCGGTGACGCAGCTCGCCGAACTGCACGACGTCTCCGGCAGCTACCTCGCCAAGCAGCTCCAGGCCCTGTCCCGGGCCGGGATCATCCGTGCCGTGCAGGGCCACTCGGGCGGCTACCGCCTGACCCGGCCCGCCGCCGACATCACCGTCCTGGACGTGGTCGAGGCGGTCGACGGGCCGGACCCCACCTTCGTCTGCACCGAGATCCGCCAGCGTGGACCCCTGGCCACCCCGCCTGAGCAGTGCGCGAAGGCGTGCCCTATCGCCCGCACGATGATCCGGGCGGACCACGCCTGGCGCGAGTCGCTGCGAGCCACGACGATCGCCGACCTGGTCGCAGACGTACGGCGCGACAGCGGACCCGAGGCGCTCCCCCGCGTCGGAGCCTGGCTCGCCGGAAACGCAGCCTAG
- a CDS encoding SDR family oxidoreductase gives MRIIVIGGTGLVGSQVVEILRRQGHAAVAASPSSGVDATTGAGLAEALTGAEVVVDLTNPPVFTPDGVLDFFTASGEHLAAAEKAAGVGHHVALSIVGVDRPASHGFYIVGKVAQERLIRESGVPFTIVRATQFFEFLQGIADASTSGGEVRVTSKTLQPVAAAEVAAYVAEVALSAPANGVVEIAGPDRIPLADAVERRLAALGDPRKVIADDDAPYFGAVIDDDTLVPRDETYRHAATTFPAWLASQEQA, from the coding sequence ATGAGAATCATCGTCATCGGGGGCACGGGGCTCGTCGGGTCGCAGGTCGTCGAGATCCTCCGGCGGCAGGGCCATGCGGCGGTCGCCGCGTCCCCGTCGTCCGGCGTCGACGCCACGACCGGTGCCGGTCTGGCCGAGGCGCTGACAGGAGCCGAGGTCGTCGTCGACCTCACCAATCCCCCGGTCTTCACCCCGGACGGCGTGCTCGACTTCTTCACCGCCTCCGGCGAGCACCTCGCCGCCGCGGAGAAAGCCGCGGGCGTGGGCCACCACGTGGCCCTGTCCATCGTCGGGGTGGACCGCCCCGCATCCCACGGCTTCTACATCGTCGGCAAGGTGGCACAGGAGCGGTTGATCCGGGAGTCGGGCGTGCCGTTCACCATCGTCCGGGCCACCCAGTTCTTCGAGTTCCTCCAGGGCATCGCCGACGCGTCGACCTCGGGCGGTGAGGTCCGGGTGACCTCCAAGACGCTCCAGCCGGTCGCGGCGGCCGAGGTCGCCGCCTACGTCGCGGAGGTCGCGCTGAGCGCGCCCGCCAACGGCGTCGTCGAGATCGCCGGACCCGACCGCATCCCGCTCGCCGACGCCGTCGAGCGGCGGCTCGCGGCGCTCGGCGACCCCCGGAAGGTCATCGCCGACGACGACGCGCCCTACTTCGGCGCCGTCATCGACGACGACACGCTCGTGCCGCGCGACGAGACCTACCGCCATGCCGCGACGACCTTCCCGGCCTGGCTCGCGAGCCAGGAGCAGGCTTAG
- a CDS encoding MFS transporter has protein sequence MTARTRLLRNAEFRWWYLSRSVSVAGTAASAVMLPLLVYGSSGSAALTAAIVGLEAAPYLLFGLFAGAAADRLPRRTMMICADLACAVLMAVIPIAYAADLPLPSWLVLLVAFGIGTGFCWFDAAAWGSLTGIVGRQQLAQANSLIWSTAVVIGIAAPAAAGLLAALTSPATVLLIDAGTYLASAALISRLRSPTPAGTVRTSAGVHRTVTDITEGLRFLWRDPVIRTLSLTGFGLSMAGGGITGLLIVHADEMLGIATTDKRIGLLYTAGAVGALGAAWLLTPMTRRIGQGRIAVIGYALFTVMLIALATITHYPGALLIWAVWQLAYSLAVTNTIVVRQQRTPDELQGRVNTTGRMIVWGGTPFGALLGGVIAETATAQTAYLVLTAPVTIGLLLIIGSPVLRLRPAP, from the coding sequence ATGACCGCCCGGACCAGGCTGCTGCGCAACGCGGAGTTCCGGTGGTGGTACCTGTCCAGGTCCGTGTCGGTGGCGGGGACGGCCGCGAGCGCCGTCATGCTGCCGCTGCTCGTCTACGGCAGCAGCGGCTCGGCTGCCCTGACCGCCGCCATCGTCGGCCTGGAGGCGGCCCCCTACCTGCTGTTCGGACTGTTCGCGGGCGCTGCCGCCGACAGGCTCCCGCGCCGCACGATGATGATCTGCGCCGATCTCGCCTGCGCGGTGCTGATGGCCGTCATCCCCATCGCCTACGCCGCCGACCTGCCGCTGCCGTCGTGGCTGGTCCTGCTGGTCGCGTTCGGCATTGGCACCGGATTCTGCTGGTTCGACGCCGCAGCCTGGGGATCGCTTACCGGCATCGTCGGCAGGCAGCAGCTTGCGCAGGCCAACAGTCTCATCTGGTCCACCGCCGTCGTCATCGGCATCGCCGCCCCGGCCGCAGCCGGGCTCCTCGCCGCCCTGACCAGCCCGGCGACGGTGCTGCTCATCGACGCCGGGACCTACCTGGCGTCGGCGGCGCTCATCAGCCGCCTGCGCAGCCCCACGCCGGCCGGCACGGTTCGGACGTCGGCCGGTGTGCACCGGACCGTCACCGACATCACCGAGGGGCTGCGCTTCCTGTGGCGCGACCCGGTGATCCGCACCCTGTCACTGACCGGTTTCGGCCTGTCGATGGCGGGTGGCGGGATCACCGGGCTGCTGATCGTGCACGCGGACGAGATGCTCGGCATCGCGACCACCGACAAGCGCATCGGGCTGCTCTACACCGCGGGTGCCGTCGGTGCCCTCGGCGCGGCGTGGCTGCTCACACCCATGACGCGCCGGATCGGGCAGGGCCGCATCGCGGTGATCGGCTACGCCCTGTTCACCGTCATGCTGATCGCGCTCGCCACGATCACCCACTACCCGGGTGCGTTGCTGATCTGGGCGGTCTGGCAGCTCGCCTACTCCCTGGCGGTCACCAACACCATCGTCGTACGCCAGCAGCGCACCCCGGACGAGCTGCAGGGTCGCGTCAACACCACGGGTCGCATGATCGTCTGGGGCGGTACGCCCTTCGGCGCCCTGCTCGGCGGCGTCATCGCCGAGACCGCCACGGCGCAGACCGCCTATCTGGTGCTCACCGCACCGGTCACCATCGGGCTGCTCCTGATCATCGGGTCACCGGTGCTGCGCCTGCGTCCGGCGCCGTAG
- a CDS encoding tetratricopeptide repeat protein, whose protein sequence is MGRFGDSVRAHRRRLGLTQEDLAGRASVGLRTIRDIETDRITRPRLGTVRLLADAFGLQGADRDRFHESAQPESTEEDAASDPDPDPMPPRPTPAQLPADVAGFTGREDVLFQLSSPGAAGLTVITGMAGVGKTAVAVHWAHRVSDEFPDGRLYVNLRGFDRDDEVVDPADAVRGFLDALGVEPRHIPPGQDAQAALYRSLSAHRRLLVVLDNARDADQVRPLLAAGPGVRTVITSRNRLTALVAELGAQPIALGLPDQAEAVELLSRRISGQSHDARAAAVIVAACGRLPLALALVAARVRQTGFAPAAVAAELHRPGLAALDEMRVVFSWSYRALSPPAARLFRLLGLVTGADIATAAVAALAGAAPVDVRRTLRELTDASLLAEHAPARYQLHDLLRVYAGELAREAETEGDRRAALTRLLDHYTHRAYQAELVLNPTRAPIPAGFAGGTRSDEVKESLDMKAALQWLGTERAVLLSALRQARDEGLDRHAWQLGWALDTFLYEHRRWQDEGAAWAVALTAATTLADRPAAAHAHRFLGAVAGRLERFGEAHDHMEKSAELCRAAGDRAGEAETHFVLSYVCWLQADTDSALDHAERSLALWAELDHPAWEGKASNVVGWYYAALGADQTALGFYERALRLLQLAEDGPNEVVARVNLGLAHHTLGRYETAFDHYRHGQRLARALGDRVMDAQLSTHLGDTYQTIGADEAARESWQHAYGILIDLGHPQAADVGRRLGVVG, encoded by the coding sequence ATGGGGAGGTTCGGGGATTCGGTGCGGGCCCATCGCCGACGGCTGGGCCTGACGCAGGAGGACCTGGCCGGCCGGGCGTCCGTGGGACTGCGGACGATCCGCGACATCGAGACCGACCGGATCACCCGCCCGCGCCTGGGTACGGTCCGCCTTCTCGCCGACGCGTTCGGACTCCAGGGCGCCGACCGCGACCGGTTCCACGAGTCCGCGCAGCCGGAGTCCACTGAGGAGGATGCCGCGTCGGACCCGGATCCGGATCCGATGCCGCCGCGCCCGACGCCGGCGCAGCTGCCCGCCGACGTGGCCGGCTTCACCGGCCGCGAGGACGTGCTGTTCCAGCTGAGCTCGCCCGGTGCGGCAGGGCTCACCGTCATCACCGGGATGGCGGGCGTGGGCAAGACCGCGGTGGCGGTGCACTGGGCCCATCGTGTGTCCGATGAGTTCCCCGACGGGCGGCTCTATGTCAACCTGCGCGGCTTCGACCGTGACGACGAGGTCGTCGATCCCGCGGACGCGGTCCGGGGCTTCCTCGACGCACTCGGGGTGGAACCGCGCCACATTCCACCCGGCCAGGACGCGCAGGCCGCGCTCTACCGCAGCCTCTCGGCGCACCGCCGGCTGCTCGTGGTGCTGGACAACGCCCGCGACGCGGACCAGGTGCGGCCGCTGCTCGCCGCGGGACCGGGCGTGCGAACCGTGATCACCAGCCGGAACCGGCTGACCGCACTCGTCGCCGAGCTCGGCGCGCAGCCGATCGCCCTGGGCCTGCCCGATCAGGCGGAGGCGGTCGAGCTGCTGAGCCGCCGGATCAGCGGGCAATCGCACGATGCGAGAGCGGCAGCCGTGATCGTGGCGGCGTGCGGGCGGCTCCCGCTCGCCCTCGCGCTCGTCGCCGCCAGGGTCCGGCAGACCGGGTTCGCGCCGGCCGCGGTCGCGGCCGAGCTGCACCGTCCGGGCCTCGCCGCGCTGGACGAGATGCGGGTGGTGTTCTCCTGGTCCTACCGCGCGCTGAGCCCGCCCGCCGCACGGCTGTTCCGCCTGCTGGGACTAGTGACCGGCGCCGACATCGCGACCGCCGCGGTGGCGGCGCTCGCGGGTGCCGCTCCGGTCGACGTGCGCCGGACGCTGCGTGAGCTGACCGATGCCAGCCTGCTCGCCGAGCACGCGCCCGCCCGCTACCAACTGCACGATCTGCTGCGCGTCTACGCCGGTGAGCTCGCCCGCGAGGCGGAGACCGAAGGTGATCGCCGAGCCGCGCTGACCCGGCTGCTGGACCACTACACGCACAGGGCGTACCAGGCGGAACTGGTGTTGAATCCGACCCGCGCGCCGATTCCGGCGGGGTTCGCCGGGGGCACCCGCAGCGACGAGGTGAAGGAATCGCTCGACATGAAGGCGGCGCTGCAGTGGCTCGGGACCGAGCGGGCGGTCCTGCTCTCGGCGCTTCGCCAGGCCCGCGACGAGGGCCTGGACCGGCACGCCTGGCAACTGGGCTGGGCCCTGGACACGTTCCTCTACGAACACCGCCGCTGGCAGGACGAGGGTGCGGCGTGGGCGGTGGCGCTGACCGCGGCGACGACGCTGGCGGACCGCCCGGCCGCGGCACACGCGCACCGCTTCCTGGGTGCGGTCGCGGGCCGGTTGGAACGCTTCGGCGAGGCCCACGACCACATGGAGAAGTCCGCCGAGCTCTGCCGGGCGGCGGGGGACCGGGCGGGTGAGGCCGAGACCCACTTCGTGCTGTCCTATGTGTGCTGGCTGCAGGCCGACACCGACAGCGCGCTCGACCACGCCGAGCGGTCGCTGGCGCTCTGGGCCGAGCTCGACCACCCCGCGTGGGAGGGCAAGGCCAGCAACGTGGTCGGCTGGTATTACGCCGCGCTCGGCGCGGACCAGACGGCCCTGGGGTTCTACGAACGGGCGCTGCGGTTGCTGCAGCTCGCCGAGGACGGCCCGAACGAGGTCGTCGCCCGGGTGAACCTCGGCCTGGCCCACCACACCCTCGGCCGGTACGAGACGGCGTTCGACCACTACCGGCACGGTCAACGGCTGGCCCGGGCACTGGGCGATCGGGTGATGGACGCGCAGCTCAGCACCCATCTCGGCGACACCTATCAGACGATCGGGGCCGACGAGGCGGCCAGGGAGTCGTGGCAGCACGCCTACGGCATCCTCATCGACCTCGGTCACCCGCAGGCGGCCGACGTGGGCCGCAGGCTCGGCGTCGTCGGCTGA
- a CDS encoding UBP-type zinc finger domain-containing protein — protein sequence MNTEKAIQPSVAPSGTGCVECTAAGGWWFHLRRCAQCGHIGCCDTSPRQHATAHATEHGHPVIRSFEPGEDWFWSYDTNEIIDGPELVAPLSHPDDQPVPGPAGAVPDNWVSQLH from the coding sequence ATGAACACCGAGAAGGCGATCCAGCCGTCCGTCGCGCCGTCGGGCACCGGGTGCGTCGAGTGCACCGCGGCCGGCGGCTGGTGGTTCCACCTGCGGCGCTGCGCGCAGTGCGGGCACATCGGCTGCTGCGACACCTCGCCCCGACAGCACGCGACCGCCCACGCCACCGAGCACGGGCACCCGGTCATCAGGTCGTTCGAGCCGGGCGAGGACTGGTTCTGGAGCTACGACACCAACGAGATCATCGACGGTCCGGAGCTGGTGGCACCGCTGAGCCACCCGGACGACCAGCCGGTGCCGGGGCCCGCCGGTGCCGTACCCGACAACTGGGTTTCCCAGCTGCACTGA